The Gammaproteobacteria bacterium genome contains a region encoding:
- a CDS encoding efflux RND transporter periplasmic adaptor subunit, protein MIRKVVDARILVSLLALGFLGCGGGADESAADPAHDPHVGGGFFTRLADGIELFVEYPHLIEGAESEEPWEVHFTWVEGWRPVDGATVTMSMSGPGGMREEIPAEPEIPGVYIVSPMVPAAGDWSVDFALSVDGRDYAIHAGEIEVFGDEDEVDSHEGHDHAEDEVHAEQVTGSITLAKEEQWSFPFAIAVAEEREIPASFAAAGELVAPPGGLVHVSSPVAGLVQVDGPSLGPGDFVRNGQVLALIAPTSLNESYARTRADVVAAEREAERAERLLSAGAIPARRLEEARRDLNVAVSAFEAIGGAPGSVDGDDPDSDLYRLRSPIDGVVAARDMALGQQVAVGEHAFTIVNAATLWFVARVPARYASETSRIRGAWFTVEGGSSTYTATRVLSVGDVIDPASRTLPVRFAVANAERALKVGMLAEGQILVGDPVRGPAVPASAIQDENGLSVVYVKVTGDTFDRRVIDEGASDGSWTLVASGLEIGEQVVTTGAYQVNLAALGTIEPSDGHAH, encoded by the coding sequence ATGATACGCAAGGTAGTGGATGCCCGGATATTGGTTTCGTTGCTGGCCCTGGGATTCCTGGGCTGCGGCGGAGGTGCGGACGAAAGCGCGGCCGACCCGGCCCACGATCCGCACGTGGGCGGGGGGTTCTTTACGCGGCTCGCGGACGGGATCGAGCTCTTCGTCGAGTACCCGCACCTGATCGAGGGCGCGGAGAGCGAGGAGCCCTGGGAAGTCCATTTCACCTGGGTGGAAGGCTGGCGGCCCGTCGACGGCGCGACCGTGACGATGTCCATGTCCGGACCCGGCGGCATGCGCGAGGAGATCCCGGCGGAGCCCGAGATTCCCGGCGTGTACATCGTTTCTCCCATGGTGCCGGCAGCCGGAGACTGGAGCGTCGACTTCGCGTTGTCGGTCGACGGCCGCGATTACGCGATACACGCAGGCGAGATCGAGGTGTTCGGGGACGAGGACGAGGTCGATTCGCACGAAGGACACGACCACGCGGAAGACGAGGTGCACGCGGAACAGGTCACGGGGTCGATCACGCTGGCCAAGGAAGAGCAGTGGTCGTTTCCGTTCGCGATCGCGGTCGCGGAAGAGCGCGAGATTCCCGCCTCCTTTGCCGCGGCGGGCGAACTCGTGGCCCCTCCCGGCGGCCTGGTGCACGTTTCCTCTCCGGTTGCCGGGCTCGTGCAAGTGGACGGACCGTCGCTCGGGCCGGGCGACTTCGTCCGAAACGGACAGGTCCTGGCCCTCATCGCGCCCACCAGCCTGAACGAGTCGTATGCGCGGACACGCGCCGACGTGGTCGCGGCGGAACGCGAGGCCGAGAGGGCCGAGCGCCTCCTTTCGGCCGGCGCCATCCCCGCGCGCCGGCTGGAGGAGGCGAGGCGGGATCTCAACGTCGCGGTTTCGGCGTTCGAGGCGATCGGAGGCGCTCCGGGCAGCGTCGACGGCGATGATCCCGATTCCGATCTCTATCGCCTTCGCAGTCCCATCGACGGCGTGGTCGCAGCCCGGGACATGGCGCTCGGCCAGCAGGTCGCGGTCGGGGAGCACGCGTTCACGATCGTGAACGCGGCGACGCTCTGGTTCGTGGCCAGGGTCCCCGCCCGCTACGCGTCGGAGACGAGCCGGATCCGGGGTGCCTGGTTCACCGTGGAAGGGGGCTCGAGCACCTACACCGCAACCCGTGTCCTTTCCGTTGGAGACGTGATCGACCCGGCCAGCCGCACCCTTCCGGTACGGTTCGCGGTCGCGAACGCCGAACGGGCCCTGAAGGTGGGGATGCTGGCGGAGGGGCAGATCCTCGTCGGCGATCCGGTGCGGGGTCCGGCGGTGCCGGCATCGGCGATTCAGGATGAGAACGGCCTCTCCGTCGTCTATGTCAAAGTGACCGGCGACACATTCGACCGCCGGGTGATCGACGAGGGTGCCTCGGACGGATCGTGGACCCTCGTCGCCTCCGGCCTCGAGATCGGGGAGCAGGTGGTGACCACGGGAGCCTATCAGGTCAATCTCGCCGCGCTGGGCACCATCGAGCCGTCCGATGGCCACGCTCACTAG
- a CDS encoding creatininase family protein produces the protein MKSAKWILGVLVLTLLPASPAEAQAGRNLTPEQQADRQRRMQEMRTAARPIEGINSIWIDELTWMEARDEIASGKTIGIIATGGVEQNGPYMAGGKHNYVLEAMCDAIARELGNALCAPVMKYVPEGDPENIRYPGTLSVRQETFRMVLEDVANSLKSQGFTDVVFIGDSGGNQNGMSDTAEKLNEYWGGTARAHYIEEYYREDIWSCEFLEEELGIFQKPDICSATRDIYHDDVHYSSIVATTDPERIRARQRMEAGLYSINEVELGPVERTIEIGEALIAYRTEITVRAIRESMGR, from the coding sequence ATGAAATCGGCGAAATGGATCCTCGGAGTATTGGTGCTCACGCTGCTCCCGGCCTCCCCGGCCGAAGCGCAGGCCGGCCGCAACCTGACTCCCGAGCAGCAGGCCGACCGGCAGCGCCGCATGCAGGAAATGAGGACAGCCGCACGGCCCATCGAGGGCATCAATTCCATCTGGATCGACGAGCTGACCTGGATGGAAGCGCGCGACGAAATCGCGTCCGGGAAGACCATCGGCATCATCGCGACCGGGGGCGTCGAGCAGAACGGCCCCTACATGGCGGGCGGCAAGCATAACTACGTGCTCGAGGCGATGTGCGACGCGATCGCGCGCGAGCTCGGCAACGCGCTGTGCGCGCCGGTGATGAAGTACGTGCCCGAGGGGGATCCGGAGAACATCCGCTATCCGGGCACCCTGAGCGTGCGCCAGGAAACCTTCCGCATGGTGCTCGAGGATGTGGCCAACAGCCTGAAGAGCCAGGGGTTCACGGATGTCGTCTTCATCGGTGACAGTGGCGGGAATCAGAACGGCATGTCGGACACGGCGGAAAAACTCAACGAGTACTGGGGCGGCACCGCGCGGGCCCACTACATCGAGGAGTATTACCGCGAGGACATCTGGAGCTGTGAGTTCCTGGAGGAGGAACTCGGGATCTTCCAGAAGCCGGACATCTGCTCCGCCACGCGCGACATCTATCACGACGACGTGCACTATTCGTCGATCGTGGCCACCACGGATCCGGAACGCATCCGCGCTCGGCAGCGGATGGAGGCGGGGCTCTACTCGATCAACGAGGTGGAGTTGGGGCCGGTGGAGCGGACCATCGAGATCGGCGAGGCGCTGATTGCGTACCGCACCGAAATCACGGTGCGCGCGATCCGGGAGAGCATGGGGCGGTAG
- a CDS encoding TolC family protein, with protein MLESAPRTLLAVLGLVGLLCLPRSAAPQDAVRRVTLTEALREFAENSLALKIARSEAARTAGAARQSRAYANPSFTIGRDDLGHGSEKFWEETMQFVQQVEWPGRTSARGRAATHTINAGAARLRADSIQLAFEVRESYAMAWLSEESELTIRQAADVIRGVAEDAEVRLEAGDISAYEARRLRLERVRAEQDVTEAGIRTRAARRQLAALIAPGREAEEVGPSAALRGVPPPIAREDALRLLPARPDLEAAARELDAAQAEVDIAGSYWVPAPVFGVGYRHHLDGFAGASLGLDLPLPLFDRGAGAREEAAAQSSAAAYRLDLRRRLAENDLLNAADRYAASRARVEVAADVLLADGEALLSSATAAYGENEMTLLELLDAASAFQDARLSALSLRSEAWIAYYDLLRAMGTAPEEER; from the coding sequence ATGCTGGAGTCGGCTCCGCGAACGCTTCTCGCGGTTCTGGGGCTCGTCGGCCTTCTCTGCCTGCCCCGCTCGGCGGCCCCTCAGGACGCCGTCCGTCGCGTCACCCTGACCGAAGCTCTCCGGGAGTTCGCCGAGAACAGCCTGGCGTTGAAGATCGCGCGTTCCGAGGCCGCCCGGACCGCGGGAGCCGCGCGCCAGTCGCGGGCGTACGCGAACCCGTCGTTCACCATCGGCCGCGACGACCTGGGGCATGGGTCGGAGAAGTTCTGGGAAGAGACCATGCAGTTCGTTCAGCAGGTTGAATGGCCGGGCCGGACTTCGGCGCGCGGCCGTGCCGCCACCCACACCATCAATGCCGGTGCGGCCCGCCTCCGGGCGGACTCGATTCAGCTCGCCTTCGAAGTTCGGGAGTCGTATGCCATGGCGTGGCTCTCCGAAGAGTCGGAACTAACCATACGCCAGGCTGCCGATGTGATACGGGGTGTGGCGGAGGACGCCGAGGTCCGTCTGGAAGCGGGAGACATCTCCGCGTACGAAGCCCGGAGGTTGCGGCTGGAGCGGGTGCGGGCGGAACAGGATGTGACGGAGGCGGGGATCCGGACCCGGGCTGCGCGCAGGCAGCTGGCCGCGCTCATCGCACCCGGGAGGGAGGCGGAAGAGGTGGGGCCGTCGGCGGCGCTGCGGGGCGTGCCGCCGCCGATCGCGCGCGAGGACGCACTGCGCCTTCTGCCTGCAAGGCCGGACCTGGAAGCGGCGGCACGGGAACTCGACGCCGCGCAGGCTGAAGTCGACATTGCCGGTTCCTACTGGGTACCGGCCCCTGTCTTCGGCGTCGGATACAGGCATCATCTCGACGGCTTCGCCGGGGCCAGCCTGGGTCTGGATCTTCCGCTTCCGCTGTTCGATCGGGGAGCGGGGGCTCGCGAAGAGGCGGCGGCCCAGAGTTCCGCGGCGGCGTATCGGCTCGACCTGAGGCGGCGGCTGGCGGAGAACGACCTCCTCAACGCTGCGGATCGCTATGCGGCCAGCCGCGCCCGCGTCGAGGTGGCGGCGGATGTACTCCTGGCGGATGGCGAGGCCCTGCTTTCGTCCGCGACAGCCGCCTACGGCGAGAACGAAATGACGCTCCTGGAGTTGCTCGACGCCGCCAGCGCGTTCCAGGACGCACGCTTGAGCGCGCTGTCTCTGCGATCGGAAGCATGGATCGCCTACTACGACCTGCTTCGCGCCATGGGGACGGCCCCGGAGGAGGAACGATGA
- a CDS encoding amidase: protein MDRRTFIGTTAAGGAGLALTSACAPPASDSPVDSSGQAAGEIPPFEFDEVTVDDLQRMMESGEHTARSITQAYIDRIEAMDRQGPELRSMIEINPDALEIADELDAERRAGGPRGPLHGIPVALKDNLDTHDRMTTTAGSLALEGSIPPRDSFVAERLRAAGAILLGKANMSEWAYFRGERATSGWSARGGQCVNPYALNRNPCGSSSGSGVAASANLCALTVGTETGGSIMCPSSSNGIVGIKPTVGLWSRSGIIPISHSQDTAGPMTRTVRDAAILLGGAVGVDPRDEATSRSEGNFHTDYTQFLDSAGLEGARIGVARSFTGFDPRVMALFEDAIQAMRDAGAVIVDPANLPVANWRDELPLIVLEYEFKTDLNAYLATLGPDAPVRTLAEIIEFNEQNAELEMPYFGQQRMIASQARGPLTDEVYLNAVRTIQRGNREEGIDALMNEHQLDAIVAPTRDLPWTTDHIKGDRLDGGSSAGPAAIAGYPDISVPMGFVSGLPAGVSFFGRAWSEPVLIRIAYAFEQATQHRRAPTFAPTLG from the coding sequence ATGGATCGAAGGACCTTCATAGGCACGACCGCGGCAGGCGGTGCGGGACTGGCGCTGACCTCCGCGTGTGCCCCGCCCGCCTCCGACTCGCCCGTCGACTCCAGCGGGCAGGCAGCGGGGGAAATCCCGCCCTTCGAGTTCGACGAAGTCACGGTCGACGATCTGCAGCGCATGATGGAGTCGGGCGAGCATACCGCCCGCTCCATCACGCAGGCGTACATCGACCGCATCGAGGCGATGGACCGGCAGGGCCCGGAGCTTCGCTCGATGATCGAGATCAACCCGGACGCGCTCGAGATCGCCGACGAGCTGGACGCCGAGCGCCGCGCCGGCGGGCCGCGCGGGCCGCTGCACGGAATTCCGGTCGCGCTCAAGGACAACCTCGACACCCACGACCGCATGACCACCACGGCGGGGTCGCTCGCGCTCGAGGGCTCCATCCCGCCGCGCGATTCCTTCGTGGCAGAGCGCCTGCGCGCCGCCGGGGCCATCCTGCTGGGCAAGGCCAACATGAGCGAGTGGGCCTACTTCCGGGGGGAGCGGGCCACCAGCGGGTGGAGCGCGCGGGGCGGCCAGTGCGTGAACCCCTACGCCCTCAACCGCAACCCCTGCGGCTCAAGCTCCGGCTCCGGGGTGGCGGCCTCGGCCAACCTGTGCGCCCTCACCGTCGGCACCGAGACCGGGGGCTCCATCATGTGCCCCTCCTCCAGCAACGGCATCGTGGGCATCAAGCCCACCGTGGGGCTGTGGAGCCGGTCGGGCATCATCCCCATCTCCCACTCCCAGGACACGGCGGGGCCAATGACCCGCACCGTGCGCGACGCTGCCATCCTGCTGGGCGGAGCCGTGGGCGTCGACCCGCGCGACGAAGCCACCTCGCGCAGCGAGGGGAACTTCCACACCGACTATACCCAGTTCCTCGACTCCGCCGGCCTCGAAGGGGCGCGCATCGGCGTGGCACGCTCCTTCACCGGCTTCGATCCGCGCGTCATGGCGCTCTTCGAGGATGCCATCCAGGCGATGCGCGACGCGGGCGCCGTGATCGTGGACCCCGCCAACCTTCCGGTGGCCAACTGGAGGGACGAACTCCCGCTCATCGTACTCGAATACGAGTTCAAGACAGACCTGAACGCGTACCTGGCGACGCTGGGACCGGATGCGCCGGTGCGCACCCTGGCGGAGATCATCGAGTTCAACGAGCAGAACGCCGAACTGGAGATGCCCTACTTCGGCCAGCAGCGCATGATCGCGTCACAGGCGCGAGGCCCGCTGACCGACGAGGTCTACCTGAACGCGGTGCGCACCATCCAGCGAGGCAACCGGGAAGAGGGCATCGACGCCCTGATGAACGAGCACCAACTGGACGCCATCGTCGCCCCCACCCGCGACCTCCCCTGGACCACCGACCACATCAAGGGAGACCGGCTCGACGGCGGGAGCAGCGCCGGCCCCGCCGCCATCGCGGGCTACCCGGACATCAGCGTGCCCATGGGCTTCGTGTCGGGGCTGCCGGCGGGGGTCTCATTCTTCGGACGCGCCTGGAGCGAGCCCGTGCTCATCCGAATCGCCTACGCCTTCGAGCAGGCCACGCAGCACCGCCGGGCGCCGACCTTCGCGCCCACACTGGGATAG
- a CDS encoding creatininase family protein, with translation MKTALFIGALLVTSTAATAQQRPERDPNSMGGGDCAANVYNCRDTPNPLPETNTVWIEEMTWMDVRDALADGKTTAIIPTGGVEPNGPWLATGKHNFVLRANCDAIARELGDALCAPVIKLVPEGSIDPPSGHMTSPGTLSLRQETFEALLTDVAHSLKMHGFRNIIFIGDSGGNQGGQRAVAERLNEQFAGAAVVAHVQEYYDYNSVTRYMAFRGLEDGESDSLHDDPIITLNMFYDDPFSVRFDERVAAGKATINGVSIEDRVQSLEWAREIVEFRAEHTAGAIRNAIANRGTLPAPDRSAMRARFEAMRAAGGGGPPQRPEPDPRSMGGGNCSANAYNCVDTPNPLPEVSTPWIEEMTWMDVRDALANGKTTAIISTGGVEPNGPWLVTGKHNYVLRANCPAIAKKLGNALCAPVIETVPEGNIDPPSGHMTSPGTISLRQETFEAVLTDVAHSLKMHGFENIVLIGDSGGNQRGMDNVANALNDAWGDEAAVHFIPEYYRTPPGTPNVLRDLGIVTDDMPRDGLHDSPGITFNMMLDDPASVRWAERVRTGQAVINGVSIADLGAALEVARQIADARTERTARLVEESIRNR, from the coding sequence ATGAAGACCGCCCTGTTCATCGGAGCCCTGCTCGTCACCTCGACCGCCGCCACGGCGCAGCAGCGCCCCGAGCGCGACCCGAACAGCATGGGGGGCGGCGACTGCGCCGCCAACGTCTACAACTGCCGGGACACGCCCAACCCGCTGCCCGAAACGAACACGGTCTGGATCGAGGAGATGACGTGGATGGACGTCCGCGACGCCCTCGCCGACGGCAAGACCACGGCCATCATCCCCACCGGCGGCGTCGAGCCCAACGGCCCCTGGCTGGCCACCGGCAAGCACAACTTCGTGCTGCGCGCCAACTGCGACGCCATCGCGCGCGAGCTGGGCGATGCCCTGTGCGCTCCGGTCATCAAGCTGGTCCCCGAGGGCAGCATCGATCCGCCCAGCGGGCACATGACCAGCCCCGGCACCCTGAGCCTCCGGCAGGAGACCTTCGAGGCGCTGCTCACGGATGTCGCCCACAGCCTGAAGATGCACGGCTTCCGAAACATCATCTTCATCGGCGACAGCGGCGGGAATCAGGGTGGCCAGCGCGCCGTCGCCGAGCGGCTGAACGAGCAGTTCGCGGGCGCCGCCGTCGTGGCGCACGTGCAGGAGTACTACGACTACAACTCCGTCACCCGCTACATGGCCTTCCGGGGACTCGAAGACGGCGAGAGCGACAGCCTCCACGACGACCCGATCATCACCCTCAACATGTTCTACGACGATCCGTTCTCGGTGCGCTTCGACGAGCGGGTTGCCGCGGGCAAGGCGACCATCAACGGTGTCTCCATCGAGGACCGCGTGCAGTCGCTCGAGTGGGCCCGTGAGATCGTGGAGTTCCGCGCCGAGCATACCGCGGGCGCCATCCGCAACGCGATCGCCAACCGGGGCACGCTGCCGGCGCCCGACAGGTCCGCGATGCGCGCCCGCTTCGAGGCCATGCGGGCCGCGGGCGGTGGTGGTCCGCCGCAGCGCCCCGAACCCGATCCCCGCTCCATGGGCGGAGGCAACTGCAGCGCCAACGCCTACAACTGCGTGGACACCCCCAACCCGCTGCCCGAGGTGAGCACGCCCTGGATCGAGGAGATGACGTGGATGGACGTCCGCGACGCCCTCGCCAACGGCAAGACCACGGCAATCATCTCCACCGGCGGCGTCGAGCCCAACGGCCCCTGGCTGGTCACCGGCAAGCACAACTACGTGTTGCGCGCCAACTGCCCCGCCATCGCGAAGAAGCTCGGGAACGCGCTCTGCGCCCCCGTCATCGAGACCGTGCCGGAAGGCAACATCGATCCGCCCAGCGGCCACATGACCAGCCCGGGCACCATCAGCCTGCGCCAGGAGACCTTCGAGGCGGTGCTGACCGACGTCGCGCACAGCCTGAAGATGCACGGCTTCGAGAACATCGTCCTGATCGGCGACAGCGGCGGGAACCAGCGCGGCATGGACAACGTGGCCAACGCCCTGAACGATGCCTGGGGCGACGAGGCCGCCGTGCACTTCATCCCCGAGTACTACCGCACCCCGCCGGGCACCCCGAATGTGCTGCGCGACCTGGGCATCGTCACCGACGACATGCCGCGTGACGGCCTGCACGACAGCCCCGGCATCACCTTCAACATGATGCTCGACGACCCGGCCTCGGTGCGATGGGCGGAGCGGGTGAGGACGGGCCAGGCGGTCATCAACGGCGTTTCCATCGCCGACCTGGGTGCGGCGCTCGAAGTTGCGCGGCAGATCGCCGACGCCCGCACCGAGCGCACCGCTCGCCTCGTCGAGGAGAGCATCAGGAACAGGTAG
- a CDS encoding cation diffusion facilitator family transporter, giving the protein MTLTTSGGPDAGSQVGNPALHDHSAQGHHDLLQGGPDRPDASAAEGRKSLTIALVLIVGYMIAEVTAGYLSGSLVLLAHAGHMLADAVSIGLALVAMRFSAQSATAERTYGFHRTEVLAGLINALTLWGISVAVLLEAYRRLSDAPEVQGGLMLIVGSIGLVVNISALWIMHGSAQKSVNVEGVHQHMITDLLGSVAVVVAGVLVWAFGWHGADPALSLLIGVLILSSTWRLLSKVVQVLLEGTPEHIDVYSLCHRIEQLDGVTVIHDVHCWTLAPGYDALTAHILVEPGYESDVGHESLLDQIRDIAYQEFNIHHITVQLETRAGRCLEAHHVDHLLATARM; this is encoded by the coding sequence ATGACATTGACGACGTCAGGTGGTCCCGATGCCGGTTCCCAGGTGGGAAACCCGGCCCTTCACGATCACTCCGCACAGGGTCACCACGATCTCCTGCAGGGCGGTCCGGACCGACCGGACGCCTCGGCGGCCGAAGGCAGGAAGAGCCTGACGATCGCGCTGGTGCTGATCGTCGGATACATGATCGCGGAAGTGACCGCCGGGTACCTGTCGGGGAGCCTCGTCCTGCTCGCCCACGCCGGACACATGCTCGCGGACGCCGTCTCCATCGGGCTGGCGCTGGTGGCCATGCGTTTCTCCGCTCAGTCCGCCACCGCGGAGCGCACGTACGGGTTCCATCGGACGGAAGTTCTCGCAGGTCTCATCAACGCGCTGACGCTTTGGGGGATTTCCGTCGCTGTCCTCCTTGAAGCGTATCGTCGCCTTTCCGATGCCCCGGAAGTTCAGGGCGGGCTCATGCTGATCGTGGGATCGATCGGGCTCGTCGTGAACATATCGGCGCTCTGGATCATGCACGGGTCGGCTCAGAAGAGCGTCAACGTCGAAGGCGTGCATCAGCACATGATCACCGACCTGCTGGGGTCCGTCGCGGTCGTCGTGGCCGGCGTGCTGGTCTGGGCGTTCGGGTGGCATGGCGCCGACCCGGCCCTGAGCCTTCTGATCGGCGTCCTGATCCTGTCCAGCACCTGGCGCCTGCTGTCCAAGGTGGTTCAGGTGCTCCTGGAGGGCACCCCGGAACACATCGACGTCTATTCGCTCTGCCACCGGATCGAACAGCTGGACGGGGTTACGGTCATCCACGATGTCCACTGCTGGACCCTGGCTCCGGGGTACGATGCCCTCACCGCCCATATTCTTGTCGAGCCCGGCTACGAGTCGGATGTCGGGCACGAATCGCTGCTGGACCAGATCCGGGATATCGCGTACCAGGAATTCAACATACACCACATCACCGTGCAGCTTGAAACCAGGGCGGGCCGCTGTCTCGAGGCGCACCACGTCGACCACCTGCTGGCGACCGCACGCATGTGA